One Setaria italica strain Yugu1 chromosome I, Setaria_italica_v2.0, whole genome shotgun sequence DNA window includes the following coding sequences:
- the LOC101776403 gene encoding vacuolar iron transporter homolog 2, whose protein sequence is MAPNLSSDAAQFPSKPKHGGVAAGDIEAAAGHGSSSAAGRVDYLARAQWLRAAVLGANDGLVSVASLMIGVGAVNDGARAMLVSGLAGLVAGACSMAIGEFVSVYAQYDIQVAHSERGRAGSNDDGSGGKEEGLPSPTQAAAASALAFAAGAALPLLSGGFVRPWAGRFAAVCASSSLGLVGFGAAGAYLGGASVVRSGVRVLLGGWLAMAVTFAVLKLCSLAFKTQVMSA, encoded by the coding sequence ATGGCTCCCAACCTCAGCTCCGACGCCGCGCAGTTCCCCTCCAAGCCGAAGCACGGAGGGGTCGCCGCGGGCGACATCGAAGCGGCGGCCGGCCACGGGTCATCATCGGCTGCCGGCCGCGTCGACTACCTGGCCCGCGCGCAGTGGCTCCGCGCCGCGGTTCTCGGCGCCAACGACGGGCTCGTCTCCGTGGCGTCGCTCATGATCGGCGTGGGCGCCGTCAACGACGGCGCGCGGGCGATGCTGGTGTCGGGCCTGGCGGGGCTCGTGGCCGGCGCGTGCAGCATGGCCATCGGCGAGTTCGTGTCCGTGTACGCGCAGTACGACATCCAGGTGGCGCACTCcgagcgcggccgcgccggcagcaacgacgacggcagcggcggcaaggAGGAGGGGCTGCCGAGCCCGAcgcaggccgcggcggcgtcagcGCTGGCGTTCGCGGCGggcgccgcgctgccgctgctgtcGGGCGGGTTCGTGCGGCCGTGGGCGGGCAGGTTCGCGGCGGTGTGCGCGTCCAGCAGCCTGGGCCTGGTGGGGTTCGGCGCCGCGGGCGCGTACCTGGGCGGCGCGAGCGTGGTCCGCTCCGGGGTCCGCGTGCTCCTGGGAGGGTGGCTCGCCATGGCGGTCACGTTCGCTGTGCTCAAGCTGTGCAGCCTGGCGTTCAAGACGCAGGTCATGTCCGCGTGA
- the LOC101759098 gene encoding autophagy-related protein 13a, protein MASLSDSAGAGGSGGGRAGAELMVPQFLHKTLHAILAVRSPRPHASAPAATAAAFRRRDRWFHLPLHSPPPPPAAEHLPEPSPGEPLVVDVYLSPSGGGGGAEEVVERWTVACEPWPSAAAAAAVGEGLAVNRAYKRCITLLRSLYAALRFLPAYRAFRTLCASGQVYNYEMGHRVGSFAAPFSRAEEAAMRTNRFAPVETQLGRLVVSVQYRPSLAAFNFEVTSLAPAAIIMDYVGSPAADPMRAFPASLTEAAGSPSSQPSRRPSSWASPAPWPHTPGQQAKFSPPPTHYASPTPSPPTFGYLHSRFSGETAPMSIPQVGGGRGPVHHRNMSEPTRAFMFPPPSPKSVRGEAGMQESPTEANRSFKRADGIRMGDLYANLPSGSKIKDSRDESGRFSGVFSSSGSPRLGFSRSSSRLSMQDDTDDADFPFAVDDVDPDSRPGSSSGKDVGDQAGSSSHKSQDAAVGYLVHLLKSARPLRDSSYSTHTSRAESIEAGSTSSFMSRRTSDALEELESFREIKENLLARSRSRLQDSLDKP, encoded by the exons ATGGCGAGCCTGTCGGATTCGGCGGGTGCGGGCGGAAGCGGAGGGGGCCGCGCGGGCGCGGAGCTGATGGTGCCGCAGTTCCTGCATAAGACGCTGCACGCTATCCTCGCCGTGCGGTCGCCGCGCCCGCACGCGTCGGCgcccgcggccacggcggcggcgttcaGGAGGCGGGACAGGTGGTTCCACCTGCCGCtccactcgccgccgcccccgcccgcggcgGAGCACCTGCCGGAGCCGTCCCCCGGGGAGCCGCTCGTCGTCGACGTGTACCTCTCcccgtcgggcggcggcggcggggcggaggaggtggtggagcggTGGACCGTGGCGTGCGAGCCCTGgccctcggccgccgcggcggcagcggtgggggAGGGGCTGGCGGTCAACCGGGCGTACAAGCGCTGCATCACGCTGCTGCGGTCGCTCTACGCCGCGCTCCGCTTCCTTCCAGCTTACCGCGCCTTCCGCACGCTCTGCGCGTCTGGCCAGGTGTACAACTACGAGATGGGCCACCGCGTCGGCTCCTTCGCCGCGCCCTTCTCCCGCGCCGAGGAGGCAGCCATGCGCACCAACCGCTTCGCCCCCGTCGAGACCCAGCTCGGCCGCCTCGTCGTCTCCGTCCAGTACCGCCCCAGCCTCGCCGCCTTCAATTTCGAGGTCACCTCCCTCGCGCCCGCCGCGATCATCATGGATTACGTCGGCAGCCCGGCGGCCGATCCTATGCGCGCCTTCCCGGCCTCGCTCACGGAGGCCGCCGGCTCACCCTCTTCGCAGCCCTCGCGGCGCCCCAGCAGCTGGGCGTCACCTGCGCCCTGGCCGCACACCCCGGGGCAGCAGGCGAAattctcgccgccgccgacccatTACGCGTCCcccacgccctcgccgcccACGTTTGGATACCTGCACTCGCGGTTTAGCGGCGAGACTGCGCCAATGAGCATACCGCAGGTGGGCGGTGGCAGGGGCCCTGTGCACCATCGGAACATGTCGGAACCCACCCGAGCCTTCATGTTTCCTCCACCGTCTCCCAAGAGTGTGCGAGGGGAGGCAGGGATGCAGGAGTCCCCGACTGAGGCCAATCGGTCGTTCAAGAGGGCAGATGGCATCCGGATGGGCGATCTCTATGCTAACTTGCCATCTGGTTCAAAG ATTAAGGACAGTAGGGATGAATCTGGCAGGTTCTCTGGTGTCTTCTCTTCTAGTGGTTCACCACGACTCGGGTTCTCAAGAAGTTCAAGCAGATTGTCTATGCAGGATGATACTGATGACGCGGATTTTCCTTTCGCTGTTGATGATGTTGATCCAGATTCCCGACCAGG GAGTAGCAGTGGGAAGGACGTCGGGGATCAGGCAGGTTCCTCATCCCATAAATCACAAGACGCTGCTGTCGGTTATCTTGTCCACCTGCTAAAGTCTGCACGTCCACTGCGAGATTCTAGCTACTCAACTCATACATCAAGGGCCGAATCTATTGAAGCTGGAAGCACAAGCTCCTTCATGTCCCGCAGGACATCTGACGCACTTGAGGAGCTCGAATCTTTCAGAGAAATAAAGGAGAACCTGCTAGCACGTAGTAGATCTAGGCTGCAGGATTCATTGGATAAACCCTAG
- the LOC101759506 gene encoding RING-H2 finger protein ATL74-like has translation MPRPNNHTSSPAAAMIASSPSPPRPPPAAAASGAGAWGPYTSSRAFFSNVATILIILACVSLLAFSLHAAARAVLRCLARRRAAREPKHPSSAADAAGAGEEGAGAGAPAAGAWAEAECAICLSELAGGERVRVLPACGHGFHGACVDGWLAARASCPTCRAPSRPSRAGEP, from the coding sequence ATGCCACGCCCGAACAACCacacctcctcgccggcggcggccatgatcgcctcgtcgccgtccccccctcgcccgccgcccgccgccgcggcttccGGCGCGGGGGCGTGGGGCCCCTACACCAGCTCCCGGGCCTTCTTCTCCAATGTGGCCACCATCCTCATCATCCTGGCCTGCGTCTCCCTGCTCGCCTTCTCCCTccacgccgcggcgcgcgccgtccTCCGCtgcctcgcgcgccgccgcgctgcgcgGGAGCCCAAGCACCCGTcgagcgccgccgacgccgcgggcgccggggaggaaggcgccggcgccggcgcccccgcGGCCGGCGCGTGGGCCGAGGCGGAGTGCGCCATCTGCCTGTCGGAgctggcgggcggcgagcgcgtcCGCGTGCTCCCGGCTTGCGGCCACGGGTTCCACGGCGCATGCGTGGACGGCTGGCTCGCGGCGCGCGCGTCCTGCCCCACCTGCCGCGCGCCGTCCCGGCCGTCGCGGGCGGGAGAGCCATAG
- the LOC101759911 gene encoding kinesin-like protein KIN-7C, which yields MGAIGGDELVQWDKMAGPEAVNGGGGGAGRMDRIQVLVRLRPLSEKEIARGEPAEWECINDTTVMFRSTFPDRPTAPTAYAFDRVFHSDCSTKEVYEEGVREVALSVVSGINSSIFAYGQTSSGKTYTMTGVTEYTVADIYDYINKHEERAFVLKFSAIEIYNEVVRDLLSAENTPLRLWDDAEKGTYVENLTEVVLRDWNHLKGLISVCEAQRRTGETFLNEKSSRSHQILRLTVESTAREFLGKDKSTTLVASANFVDLAGSERASQALSAGTRLKEGCHINRSLLALGTVIRKLSMGSNAHIPYRDSKLTRILQPSLGGNARTAIICTLSPATSHIEQSRNTLLFGSCAKEVVTNAQVNVVMSDKALVKHLQKEVARLESELRQPASNSSLEALVKEKDNQIRKMEKEIKELKSQRDLAQSRLQNLLQTVGDHPKHSGSGKRSARSPPSIGMPPGIIRDDSSQVSQDDSDLYKEVRCIETSGTGGNEQLDMSAGESSSPQGSNVNSSLRGNGSNTSVNSRRSRLLGESPITLEQHLENIRRPFASVGRDLGSSTRNSSGSRLLGRSRSCRSLTASTMFDGMEADDGTPVHRSLVGFPGRPERDHTSGSVLNYDAESETLSRAGSIVSAKTNGACDAEFTGIGEFVAELKEMAQVHYQKQYGDQNANGEFGEGTIKSIGLDPIADASQSPSRWPLEFEKKQQEIIELWHACSISLVHRTYFFLLFKGDQADSIYMEVELRRLSFLRDTYSRGGTPSNVVVGSLNSSPAASAKKLQREREMLARQMQKRLTAVERDHLYSKWGISLDSKKRKLQVARRLWTETKDLEHVRESASLVAKLLGLQEPGLREMFGLSFAPQQQPPPRRRSSNGWKYGLPSFG from the exons ATGGGGGCGATTGGGGGCGATGAGTTGGTGCAGTGGGATAAGATGGCTGGACCGGAGGCGGTTAatggtggcggaggaggtgcGGGGAGGATGGACAGGATACAGGTGCTGGTCAGGCTGAGGCCGCTGAGCGAGAAGGAGATTGCGAGGGGGGAGCCTGCAGAGTGGGAGTGCATCAATGACACCACTGTCATGTTCCGGAGCACCTTCCCGGACCGACCGACAGCTCCGACGGCATACGCATTTG ATCGGGTTTTTCATTCTGACTGCAGTACCAAGGAAGTCTATGAGGAAGGGGTTAGGGAAGTTGCCCTCTCTGTAGTTAGTGGCATTAACT CAAGTATTTTTGCGTATGGACAAACAAGTAGTGGAAAGACATATACCATGACTGGAGTAACAGAATATACAGTAGCAGACATATATGATTACATTAATAAG CATGAAGAGAGAGCATTTGTTCTGAAGTTCTCAGCAATCGAAATATATAATGAAGTTGTAAGGGATCTTCTTAGCGCGGAAAACACTCCTCTTAGACTCTGGGATGATGCAGAG AAGGGCACCTATGTGGAGAACCTTACTGAGGTTGTGTTAAGGGACTGGAACCACCTCAAGGGGCTTATTTCTGTATGTGAAG CTCAAAGAAGGACAGGAGAGACCTTCTTAAATGAAAAAAGCTCCAGATCTCACCAGATACTGAGATTG ACAGTTGAAAGTACTGCCCGGGAGTTCCTTGGAAAGGATAAGTCAACTACACTTGTTGCTAGTGCA AACTTTGTTGATCTAGCAGGAAGTGAGCGTGCATCTCAGGCGTTGTCTGCTGGCACAAGGCTAAAAGAAGGTTGCCATATTAACAGAAGTTTGCTTGCCCTTGGCACTGTCATTAGGAAACTAAG CATGGGGAGTAATGCACACATACCATATAGAGATTCGAAGCTCACACGTATATTACAGCCATCTTtgggaggtaatgcaagaactgCCATCATCTGTACACTGAGCCCAGCCACTAGCCATATTGAGCAATCAAGAAATACCCTATTATTTGGGAGCTGTGCAAAGGAAGTAGTTACAAATGCCCAAGTCAATGTGGTCATGTCTGATAAAGCGCTAGTTAAGCATTTGCAAAAGGAAGTTGCTAGATTGGAGAGTGAGTTGCGGCAACCAGCTTCAAATTCCAGTCTTGAAGCATTAGTAAAGGAAAAGGACAATCAAATCAGAAAG ATggagaaagaaataaaagaactcAAGTCACAGCGTGATTTGGCTCAGTCTAGGTTGCAGAATCTGCTGCAGACTGTTGGGGACCACCCAAAGCATTCG GGCTCGGGAAAGCGTTCAGCCCGGAGTCCTCCATCAATTGGAATGCCCCCAGGCATCATTAGGGATGATAGTTCTCAGGTATCTCAAGACGATTCAGATCTTTACAAGGAAGTGCGGTGCATTGAGACCAGTGGAACAGGAGGAAATGAACAGTTGGATATGTCAGCTGGCGAAAGCAGTAGTCCACAAGGTTCAAACGTGAATTCTAGTTTGCGTGGTAATGGTTCAAATACATCGGTGAATTCAAGGCGTTCAAGGCTCCTTGGTGAATCTCCTATCACGTTGGAGCAGCATTTGGAGAATATCAGAAGGCCTTTTGCCAGTGTTGGCAGAGATCTAGGATCTTCGACACGTAACTCATCAGGCTCCAGATTACTTGGTAGAAGCAGGAGCTGCAGATCACTTACAGCTTCTACTATGTTTGATGGCATGGAAGCAGATGATGGCACCCCGGTGCATAGAAGTTTGGTTGGTTTCCCAGGAAGGCCTGAAAGGGATCATACAAGCGGATCTGTGCTGAACTATGATGCAGAAAGCGAAACTCTTTCAAGAGCAGGATCTATAGTTTCAGCCAAGACAAATGGTGCATGCGATGCAGAGTTCACTGGTATAGGTGAATTTGTTGCTGAATTGAAGGAAATGGCTCAGGTTCATTATCAGAAACAGTATGGTGATCAG AATGCAAATGGGGAATTTGGAGAGGGCACCATAAAGAGCATTGGATTGGACCCGATTGCTGATGCTTCACAATCACCGTCTCGCTGGCCATTGGAATTCGAGAAGAAACAGCAGGAAATCATCGAGCTTTGGCATGCATGCAGTATTTCCTTAGTCCACAGGACATACTTTTTCTTGCTATTCAAGGGAGATCAGGCTGACTCAATCTACATGGAAGTGGAGCTTCGGAGGCTATCATTCCTCAGAGATACTTACTCTCGGGGAGGCACCCCTAGCAATGTGGTAGTAGGCAGCCTGAACTCTTCCCCGGCTGCAAG TGCTAAGAAGCTGCAACGCGAGCGGGAAATGCTTGCGAGGCAGATGCAGAAACGGCTCACGGCAGTCGAAAGGGACCACCTGTACAGCAAGTGGGGCATTTCCCTGGACTCCAAGAAGAGGAAGCTGCAGGTTGCTCGCCGCCTCTGGACGGAGACCAAGGACCTGGAGCACGTCAGGGAGAGCGCCTCCCTAGTCGCCAAGCTGCTAGGGCTCCAGGAGCCAGGGCTCAGGGAGATGTTCGGACTCAGCTTCGCGCCGCAGCAGCAACCGCCCCCTCGCCGGCGGTCCTCCAACGGCTGGAAATACGGGTTACCTTCATTCGGATGA